A genomic stretch from Methylorubrum extorquens includes:
- the yciA gene encoding acyl-CoA thioester hydrolase (Evidence 2b : Function from indirect experimental evidences (e.g. phenotypes); PubMedId : 15808744, 2985285; Product type e : enzyme) — MTHAIDVSDEHPIGDLTVRTIAMPADTNANGDIFGGWVLSQMDQAGGIAGVERAQGRVVTVAVDAMTFIRPVRVGDVLCVYTRIGRVGRTSMKIHLEAWARRFQTQFREKVTEATFTFVAIDEVGRPRPIPVEGEAAST; from the coding sequence ATGACGCATGCGATCGATGTGAGCGACGAGCATCCCATCGGCGACCTGACGGTGCGCACGATCGCCATGCCGGCCGACACCAACGCCAACGGCGACATCTTCGGCGGTTGGGTGCTGTCGCAGATGGATCAGGCCGGCGGCATCGCCGGGGTCGAGCGGGCGCAGGGGCGGGTCGTGACCGTGGCCGTCGATGCGATGACCTTCATTCGGCCCGTGCGGGTCGGCGACGTGCTGTGCGTCTACACCCGGATCGGCCGGGTCGGACGCACCTCGATGAAAATCCATTTGGAGGCCTGGGCGCGGCGCTTCCAGACCCAGTTCCGCGAGAAGGTCACCGAGGCGACCTTCACCTTCGTCGCCATCGACGAGGTGGGCCGTCCGCGCCCGATCCCGGTTGAGGGTGAAGCGGCATCCACCTGA
- a CDS encoding protein of unknown function (Evidence 5 : Unknown function): MLRPLRIILRAALRSLNERE; encoded by the coding sequence GTGCTAAGACCGCTGCGCATTATTCTTCGGGCCGCGCTGCGGTCCCTCAACGAACGCGAGTGA
- a CDS encoding conserved exported protein of unknown function, DUF1236 (Evidence 4 : Unknown function but conserved in other organisms; PubMedId : 16926146) translates to MKIKTLLAASAIALALPMAAQAQGTLRGAERGAQEGADAAGPIGGIVGGAVGAATGTIGGILGVEDRPRFRSYVRERNVRSYDYDGRVVVGSTLPSSGVTYYDVPNDYNVTRGTRYTVVNDRPVLVDGRHRIIEVLD, encoded by the coding sequence ATGAAGATCAAGACCCTTCTCGCTGCTTCGGCTATCGCGCTTGCTCTGCCCATGGCCGCCCAGGCTCAAGGCACGCTGCGCGGCGCGGAGCGTGGCGCTCAGGAAGGCGCCGATGCGGCTGGTCCGATCGGTGGCATCGTCGGCGGCGCGGTCGGTGCGGCGACCGGTACGATCGGTGGCATTCTCGGTGTCGAGGATCGTCCGCGCTTCCGCTCCTATGTTCGCGAGCGCAACGTCCGCTCCTACGACTACGACGGTCGCGTCGTCGTCGGCTCCACGCTGCCGTCCTCGGGCGTGACGTATTACGACGTCCCGAACGACTACAACGTGACCCGTGGAACCCGCTACACCGTGGTCAACGACCGTCCGGTGCTGGTGGATGGCCGCCACCGGATCATCGAAGTGCTCGACTAA
- a CDS encoding putative hydrolase (Evidence 3 : Putative function from multiple computational evidences; Product type e : enzyme) encodes MPATPRAAIIPVTPFQQNCTLIWDEATKVGAVVDPGGDLDRIEAAIRAQGVTVEKILLTHGHIDHAGGAAELKERLGVPVEGPHEADKFLLDSLPETGASYGIDGARAITPDRWLNEGETVTVGGLTFDIWHAPGHSPGSVVFMSRDARFALVGDVVFQGSVGRTDLPGGSHEQLIRMIREKVLPLGDDVAFIPGHGPTGTLGQERMTNPFLQG; translated from the coding sequence ATGCCCGCCACGCCCCGCGCCGCGATCATCCCGGTCACCCCGTTCCAGCAGAACTGCACCTTGATCTGGGACGAGGCCACCAAGGTCGGCGCCGTGGTCGATCCCGGCGGAGACCTGGACCGGATCGAGGCGGCGATTCGGGCGCAGGGCGTGACGGTCGAGAAGATCTTGCTCACGCACGGCCATATCGACCATGCCGGCGGCGCCGCGGAGTTGAAGGAGCGCCTCGGCGTTCCCGTCGAGGGCCCGCACGAAGCCGACAAGTTCCTGCTCGATTCCCTGCCCGAGACCGGCGCGAGTTACGGGATCGACGGCGCCCGCGCGATCACGCCGGATCGCTGGCTCAACGAGGGCGAGACCGTCACCGTCGGCGGCCTGACCTTCGACATCTGGCATGCCCCCGGCCACTCGCCCGGCAGCGTCGTCTTCATGAGCCGCGATGCCCGCTTCGCCCTGGTCGGCGACGTCGTGTTCCAAGGGTCGGTCGGCCGGACCGACCTGCCCGGCGGCAGCCACGAGCAGCTGATCCGGATGATCCGCGAGAAGGTGCTGCCGCTGGGCGACGACGTCGCCTTCATCCCCGGCCACGGGCCGACCGGAACGCTCGGGCAGGAGCGGATGACGAACCCCTTCCTGCAAGGGTGA
- the gyrB gene encoding DNA gyrase, subunit B (Evidence 2a : Function from experimental evidences in other organisms; PubMedId : 1656869, 8226640; Product type e : enzyme), translating into MADSPNTEHADSYGAESIRVLKGLDAVRKRPGMYIGDTDDGSGLHHMIYEVVDNAIDEALAGHADLVTVTLNADGSVTVSDNGRGIPTDIHREEGVSAAEVIMTQLHAGGKFDQNSYKVSGGLHGVGVSVVNALSTSLKLRIWRGGKEHRMEFRHGDAVAPLEVVGPAGDRRGTEVTFLPSTETFTMTEFDYPTLEKRLRELAFLNSGVRIVVTDARHAEHKREELCYEGGVEAFVRYLDRSRKPVDGMTKPVTVLGERDGIRVEVALWWNDSFNETVLPFTNNIPQRDGGTHMAGFRAALTRQLTGYAESSGIAKREKVSLTGDDCREGLTAVISVQVPDPKFSSQTKDKLVSSEVRPAVENILNEGLSTWLEENPAQAKSVMGKVVLAAAAREAARKARETITRKGALDIASLPGKLADCQERDPSKCELLLVEGDSAGGSAKQGRDRTFQAVLPLRGKILNVERVRADRMLSSAEIGTLITALGAGIGRSSTDREGFNPDKLRYHRIIIMTDADVDGSHIRTLLLTFFFRQMPELIERGHLYIAQPPLYKAERGRRVLYLKDERALEDYLIDQGVEGAVLRLASGTEFGGAQLKTLVEEARAFRGILHGLHTRYDRSVVEQSVLAGAFAKDVAENLGEAEVLADRTAKRLDRIADEIEKGWTGAASEGGYVFSRTLRSVTQVANLDATLLASQEARRLAERAETLREIYEEPVTLARKGDETELYGPVGLFEAVMAFGRKGLQLQRYKGLGEMTAQQLWETTLDRDVRSLLQVKVKDTTDADDLFVKLMGDVVEPRREFIQENALSVANLDV; encoded by the coding sequence ATGGCTGACTCCCCGAACACCGAACACGCCGACAGCTACGGCGCGGAATCCATCCGCGTGCTCAAGGGCCTGGATGCCGTGCGCAAGCGGCCTGGCATGTATATCGGCGATACCGACGACGGCTCCGGCCTGCACCACATGATCTACGAGGTGGTGGACAACGCCATCGACGAGGCGCTCGCGGGCCACGCGGACCTCGTGACGGTGACGCTCAACGCCGACGGGTCGGTGACGGTCTCCGACAACGGGCGTGGCATCCCCACCGACATCCACCGGGAGGAGGGGGTCTCGGCGGCCGAGGTCATCATGACCCAGCTCCATGCCGGCGGAAAGTTCGACCAGAATTCCTACAAGGTCTCGGGCGGCCTGCACGGCGTCGGCGTCTCCGTCGTCAACGCGCTCTCCACCAGCCTGAAGCTGCGGATCTGGCGCGGTGGCAAGGAGCACCGCATGGAGTTCCGCCACGGTGACGCGGTGGCGCCGCTGGAGGTCGTCGGTCCTGCGGGTGATCGGCGCGGCACGGAGGTGACCTTCCTGCCGTCGACCGAAACCTTCACGATGACGGAGTTCGACTACCCGACGCTGGAGAAGCGTCTGCGCGAGCTCGCCTTCCTCAATTCGGGCGTGCGCATCGTCGTCACCGATGCACGCCATGCCGAGCACAAGCGCGAGGAGCTTTGCTACGAGGGCGGCGTCGAGGCCTTCGTGCGCTATCTCGATCGCTCCCGGAAGCCGGTCGACGGCATGACGAAGCCCGTCACCGTGCTGGGCGAGCGCGACGGTATCCGCGTCGAGGTGGCGTTGTGGTGGAACGACTCGTTCAACGAGACCGTCCTGCCGTTCACCAACAACATCCCGCAGCGCGACGGCGGCACCCACATGGCGGGCTTCCGCGCCGCCCTGACGCGTCAGCTCACCGGTTATGCCGAGTCCTCGGGTATCGCTAAGCGCGAGAAAGTCTCGCTCACCGGCGATGACTGCCGCGAGGGGCTGACCGCGGTCATCTCCGTTCAGGTGCCGGACCCGAAATTCTCGTCGCAGACCAAGGACAAGCTCGTCTCCTCCGAGGTCCGCCCGGCAGTCGAGAACATCCTCAACGAGGGCCTCTCGACTTGGCTTGAGGAGAACCCGGCCCAGGCGAAATCGGTGATGGGCAAGGTCGTGCTCGCGGCCGCCGCTCGCGAGGCGGCGCGCAAGGCGCGCGAGACCATCACCCGCAAGGGTGCGCTCGACATCGCCTCCCTGCCCGGCAAGCTCGCCGACTGTCAGGAGCGCGATCCGAGCAAGTGCGAGCTGCTGCTGGTGGAGGGCGATTCCGCTGGCGGATCGGCCAAGCAGGGCCGTGACCGCACCTTCCAGGCGGTGCTTCCGCTGCGCGGAAAGATCCTCAACGTCGAGCGCGTGCGCGCCGACCGGATGCTGTCCTCGGCCGAGATCGGCACGCTGATCACGGCGCTCGGCGCCGGCATCGGGCGGTCGAGCACCGACCGCGAAGGCTTCAACCCGGACAAGCTGCGCTATCACCGCATCATCATCATGACCGATGCGGACGTGGACGGCTCGCATATCCGGACATTGCTGCTGACGTTCTTCTTCCGGCAGATGCCGGAGCTGATCGAGCGCGGCCACCTCTACATCGCCCAGCCGCCGCTCTACAAAGCCGAGCGTGGCCGGCGCGTCCTCTACCTCAAGGACGAGCGGGCGCTGGAAGACTACCTGATCGATCAGGGCGTCGAGGGTGCCGTGCTCCGGCTGGCCTCCGGCACCGAATTTGGCGGTGCTCAGCTCAAGACCTTGGTCGAGGAAGCGCGCGCCTTCCGCGGCATCCTGCACGGGCTCCACACCCGCTACGACCGCTCGGTGGTCGAGCAATCGGTTCTGGCCGGCGCCTTCGCCAAGGATGTGGCCGAGAATCTCGGCGAGGCGGAAGTGCTGGCCGATCGCACCGCCAAGCGCCTCGACCGGATTGCCGACGAGATCGAGAAGGGCTGGACCGGGGCGGCCTCGGAGGGCGGTTACGTCTTCAGCCGGACGCTTCGCAGCGTGACGCAGGTCGCCAATCTCGACGCGACCCTGCTCGCCTCGCAGGAAGCCCGCCGTCTTGCAGAGCGGGCGGAGACCTTGCGCGAGATCTACGAGGAGCCGGTGACGCTCGCCCGCAAGGGCGACGAGACCGAACTCTATGGCCCGGTGGGCCTGTTCGAGGCGGTGATGGCGTTCGGCCGGAAGGGTCTCCAGCTCCAGCGCTACAAGGGCCTCGGCGAGATGACCGCCCAGCAGCTTTGGGAAACGACGCTCGATCGCGACGTGCGCTCCCTGCTGCAGGTGAAGGTCAAGGATACGACCGACGCCGACGACCTGTTCGTCAAGCTGATGGGTGACGTGGTGGAGCCGCGCCGCGAGTTCATTCAAGAGAACGCGCTCAGCGTCGCCAATCTCGACGTGTGA
- a CDS encoding protein of unknown function (Evidence 5 : Unknown function) yields MIDLVTRQRRAIAPPRTLSWQDIPLELFVCAAAIFLAAGLELLGLMP; encoded by the coding sequence ATGATCGATCTCGTGACGCGGCAGCGGCGCGCGATTGCGCCGCCTCGTACCCTGTCCTGGCAGGACATCCCCCTCGAGCTATTCGTCTGCGCCGCGGCGATCTTCCTCGCGGCTGGGCTGGAGCTTCTCGGCCTGATGCCCTGA
- a CDS encoding protein of unknown function; putative exported protein (Evidence 5 : Unknown function), whose product MNPLVPLSIVLLLPIAAVCAVLFTDSGIEPALFYAAVKTFAILFVVGGAISFAASRLAARTHG is encoded by the coding sequence ATGAACCCGCTGGTGCCGCTTTCCATCGTGCTGCTCCTCCCGATCGCAGCCGTCTGCGCCGTTCTCTTCACGGATTCCGGGATCGAGCCGGCCCTGTTCTACGCCGCGGTCAAGACCTTCGCGATCCTGTTCGTCGTCGGCGGCGCGATCTCCTTCGCCGCGAGCCGCCTCGCCGCGCGCACCCACGGCTGA
- a CDS encoding protein of unknown function (Evidence 5 : Unknown function): MTGSDTSAENLPENPPLPESVRDHLGHELRSVYTEPTPEPRFLGDEPSVPQEFEPQLRRLETRLKTHEEGTEAVEQALDRILDAFGVTPDAGDPKK, encoded by the coding sequence ATGACCGGCTCCGACACATCCGCCGAAAACCTTCCCGAGAACCCGCCGCTGCCGGAATCGGTGCGCGACCATCTCGGTCATGAGCTTCGGAGCGTCTATACCGAGCCGACCCCCGAGCCACGCTTCCTCGGCGACGAACCGAGCGTGCCGCAGGAATTCGAGCCGCAGCTTCGCCGGCTCGAGACGCGGCTGAAGACGCATGAGGAAGGCACCGAAGCGGTCGAACAGGCGCTCGACCGGATCCTCGATGCCTTCGGCGTCACGCCCGATGCGGGCGATCCGAAGAAGTAG
- the mscL gene encoding mechanosensitive channel (Evidence 2b : Function from indirect experimental evidences (e.g. phenotypes); PubMedId : 9632260; Product type t : transporter), with the protein MLEEFKKFALRGNVVDLAVGVIIGAAFGAIVNSLVQDVIMPIIGAVTGGLDFSNYYIPLSSKVQGGMPYAEAKKVGAVIGYGQFLTLAVNFTIIAFVLFMVIRAMNVLKSREEAKPKPVAEVPADVKLLGEIRDLLAARRV; encoded by the coding sequence ATGTTGGAAGAGTTCAAGAAGTTCGCGTTGCGCGGCAATGTGGTCGATCTCGCCGTCGGCGTGATCATCGGCGCGGCGTTCGGCGCCATCGTCAATTCGCTGGTTCAGGACGTCATCATGCCGATCATCGGCGCGGTGACCGGCGGGCTCGATTTCTCGAACTACTACATCCCGCTGTCCTCCAAGGTGCAGGGCGGCATGCCCTATGCCGAGGCGAAGAAGGTCGGCGCGGTGATCGGCTACGGTCAGTTCCTGACGCTCGCCGTCAACTTCACCATCATCGCCTTCGTGCTGTTCATGGTGATCCGCGCCATGAACGTCCTGAAATCCAGGGAAGAGGCCAAGCCAAAGCCGGTGGCCGAGGTGCCGGCCGATGTGAAGCTGCTGGGTGAAATCCGCGATCTGTTGGCGGCGCGACGGGTGTGA
- a CDS encoding exported protein of unknown function (Evidence 5 : Unknown function): protein MLRKLLLAALMVLGLAAVSPQGASAAPVGPSAALVTETAPATIEKAQYYGGGWGPRRHYGRRFYGPRPFYRRPYYGPRRFYGPRRFYGPRRFYY, encoded by the coding sequence TTGCTCAGAAAACTCCTCCTTGCCGCGCTGATGGTCCTGGGCCTCGCCGCGGTGTCGCCGCAGGGTGCGTCGGCCGCCCCGGTCGGCCCGTCGGCTGCGCTCGTGACCGAGACCGCGCCCGCGACCATCGAGAAGGCGCAGTATTACGGCGGTGGCTGGGGCCCGCGCCGTCATTACGGCCGCCGCTTCTACGGCCCGCGCCCGTTCTACCGTCGCCCGTACTACGGCCCGCGCCGTTTCTACGGCCCGCGTCGCTTCTACGGCCCGCGTCGCTTCTACTACTGA
- a CDS encoding RNA polymerase sigma factor (Evidence 2b : Function from indirect experimental evidences (e.g. phenotypes); Product type f : factor): MPDELIRSELPDDPGSVRVEAVKAVPRQLALALRDYFDLAEQAPLPSPLAALLRQFETALAAHGGEVETIFRDDLVKALPMLRTFAISLTANPTRADDLVQETMVKAWANRERFTPGTNFTAWLFTILRNQFYTEIRKGRREVEDADGVHAGTLTAHPDQEHAAGLRMVMNLIGTLPLPQRQALLLVGAEGFTYEEAAEQLGCQVGTVKSRVSRARAFLVDSFEGLPNGLSAARA, from the coding sequence ATGCCGGACGAACTGATTCGCAGTGAATTGCCGGATGATCCCGGCTCCGTACGGGTCGAAGCGGTAAAAGCCGTTCCGCGCCAGTTGGCGCTTGCCTTGCGGGACTACTTCGACCTGGCGGAGCAGGCTCCGTTGCCGAGCCCGCTCGCGGCACTGTTGCGACAGTTCGAGACAGCGCTCGCCGCCCATGGCGGAGAGGTCGAAACGATCTTCCGCGACGATCTGGTGAAGGCGCTGCCGATGCTGCGCACCTTCGCGATCTCGCTCACCGCCAACCCGACCCGTGCCGACGATCTCGTTCAGGAGACGATGGTGAAGGCGTGGGCCAACCGGGAGCGGTTCACGCCGGGCACGAACTTCACGGCGTGGCTGTTCACCATCCTACGCAACCAGTTCTACACCGAGATCCGCAAGGGGCGCCGCGAAGTCGAGGACGCCGACGGCGTCCACGCCGGGACGCTGACCGCTCACCCGGATCAGGAACACGCGGCGGGCCTGCGGATGGTGATGAACCTGATCGGCACTCTGCCGCTGCCGCAGCGGCAGGCGCTTCTGCTGGTCGGTGCCGAGGGCTTCACCTACGAGGAAGCGGCCGAGCAGCTCGGCTGCCAGGTCGGCACGGTCAAGAGCCGCGTCAGCCGCGCGCGGGCCTTCCTCGTCGATTCCTTCGAGGGTCTGCCGAACGGATTGTCGGCGGCACGGGCCTGA
- a CDS encoding putative integral membrane sensor signal transduction histidine kinase (Evidence 3 : Putative function from multiple computational evidences; Product type rc : receptor), which yields MAAPARPSATAPSRTGTLAGALGRVRKTWRRLSRAIGDALPKGLYARSLIIIIAPMVLLQSVIAYTFMERHWQLVTRRLSAAVTADVAALMDIYESYPQDRNAETLSRIAGERLNLDIDILKGAKLPNPGPRPFFSILDEVLSEEIRRQIRRPFWIDTVGRSNLIEIRVAIPEGVMRVTARRNQAYASNSHIFLLWMTGSSLVLLGVAILFLRNQIKPILRLSAVAEGFGKGREIEFKPRGAREVRQAGHAFIEMKRRIERAMEQRTAMLNGVSHDLRTIITRFKLSLALVEQTPEVEDLQRDVDEMSRMLEGYLAFARGDSAETAAETDMRTLLEDLRSDVERLGAHVEAVEIEGSPLVTVRPDAMRRCLFNLAANAARYADTVAISGKREHRAFLIAIDDDGPGIPPESREDVFKPFVRLDDARQDAGGSGLGLAIARDIARAHGGDVGLHDSPLGGLRATVRIPA from the coding sequence ATGGCGGCCCCCGCCCGCCCCTCCGCGACCGCACCGTCTCGAACCGGCACCCTCGCCGGGGCGCTCGGTCGCGTTCGGAAGACCTGGCGGCGCCTCAGCCGCGCCATTGGCGACGCTTTGCCGAAGGGCCTCTACGCCCGCTCGCTGATCATCATCATCGCGCCGATGGTGCTGCTGCAATCGGTGATCGCCTACACCTTCATGGAGCGGCACTGGCAGCTCGTAACCCGCCGGCTCTCGGCGGCCGTCACCGCCGACGTCGCCGCGCTGATGGACATCTACGAGTCCTATCCGCAGGACCGGAACGCTGAGACGCTCTCGCGCATCGCCGGGGAGCGGCTGAACCTCGACATCGACATCCTGAAGGGCGCCAAGCTGCCGAATCCGGGGCCGCGCCCGTTCTTCTCGATTCTCGACGAGGTCTTGTCGGAAGAAATCCGCCGCCAGATCCGGCGCCCGTTCTGGATCGATACGGTAGGGCGCTCGAACCTCATCGAGATCCGGGTGGCGATCCCCGAGGGCGTGATGCGGGTCACCGCCCGGCGCAACCAAGCCTACGCCTCGAACTCGCACATCTTCCTGCTCTGGATGACCGGCTCCTCGCTGGTGCTGCTCGGCGTGGCGATCCTGTTTCTTCGCAACCAGATCAAGCCGATCCTGCGGCTCTCGGCGGTGGCCGAGGGATTCGGCAAGGGCCGCGAGATCGAGTTCAAGCCTCGCGGCGCCCGCGAGGTCCGGCAGGCGGGGCATGCCTTCATCGAGATGAAGCGGCGCATCGAGCGCGCCATGGAGCAGCGCACGGCGATGCTCAACGGGGTGAGCCACGACCTGCGCACCATCATCACCCGGTTCAAGCTCTCGCTCGCCCTGGTCGAGCAGACGCCGGAGGTGGAAGATCTCCAGCGCGACGTGGACGAGATGAGCCGGATGCTCGAGGGCTATCTCGCCTTCGCCCGGGGTGATTCCGCCGAGACCGCCGCCGAGACCGACATGCGGACGCTGCTGGAGGATCTGCGCAGCGACGTGGAGCGCCTCGGTGCCCATGTCGAGGCGGTCGAGATCGAGGGCAGCCCGCTCGTCACGGTGCGGCCGGATGCGATGCGCCGCTGCCTGTTCAACCTCGCCGCCAACGCCGCGCGCTATGCCGACACCGTGGCGATCTCGGGCAAGCGCGAGCACCGCGCCTTCCTCATTGCAATCGACGACGACGGGCCCGGCATCCCGCCCGAGAGCCGCGAGGACGTGTTCAAGCCGTTCGTGCGCCTCGACGATGCGCGCCAGGATGCCGGCGGCTCCGGGCTCGGTCTCGCCATCGCCCGCGATATCGCTCGGGCACATGGCGGCGATGTCGGCTTGCACGACAGCCCGCTCGGCGGCTTGCGGGCGACGGTGCGCATCCCCGCCTGA
- a CDS encoding conserved protein of unknown function (Evidence 4 : Unknown function but conserved in other organisms), protein MRYELYRDAGGQWRWRLRVQNGNVIADSGESYVRREDCERGIELVKSSAEASVVDMTTKIA, encoded by the coding sequence ATGCGCTACGAACTCTATCGTGATGCGGGTGGGCAGTGGCGCTGGCGCCTGCGCGTCCAGAATGGCAACGTCATCGCGGATTCCGGTGAGAGCTATGTTCGCCGCGAGGATTGCGAGCGCGGAATCGAACTGGTGAAGAGCAGCGCCGAGGCGTCCGTCGTCGACATGACGACGAAGATCGCCTGA
- a CDS encoding putative aspartate transaminase (Evidence 3 : Putative function from multiple computational evidences; Product type e : enzyme): protein MLRVVPSFDRIGEENAFAVLARASALAAQGRDIVNLGIGQPDFATPAHIVEAGIKALRDGHHGYTPAIGIPPLREAVARDLHRRHGVEVSPDAVMIVPGGKVTMFMAILMFGEPGAEILYPDPGFPIYRSMIAFTGATPVPVPIREANGFAFSAEETLSLITERTRLLIVNSPANPTGGVTPKAEIDALVRGLAAHPGVAVLSDEIYGSMTYDGEAHVSLLAYPEIRDRLIALDGASKTYAMTGWRLGWSVWPKPLYDAARKLAVNSFSCVNAATQWAGVAALDGSQDCVAAMIAAFDQRRSLVVDGLNGLPNVSCITPKGAFYAFPNIARTGWKAKALATALLDEAGVVVIGGPDFGVYGEGYLRLSYANSAENITRALERMNRFLSDHAPG from the coding sequence ATGCTGCGTGTCGTGCCCTCCTTCGATCGGATCGGCGAGGAGAACGCTTTCGCCGTTCTCGCCCGCGCCAGCGCGCTCGCGGCGCAGGGCCGCGACATCGTCAATCTCGGCATCGGCCAGCCGGACTTCGCGACGCCGGCCCATATCGTCGAGGCGGGCATCAAGGCCCTGCGCGACGGTCATCACGGCTACACGCCAGCCATCGGCATTCCACCGCTCCGTGAGGCGGTGGCGCGGGACCTCCATCGCCGCCACGGGGTCGAGGTCTCGCCGGATGCGGTGATGATCGTGCCGGGCGGCAAGGTCACCATGTTCATGGCGATCCTGATGTTCGGCGAGCCCGGCGCCGAGATTCTGTATCCCGATCCCGGCTTCCCGATCTACCGTTCGATGATCGCGTTCACCGGGGCCACCCCGGTGCCGGTCCCGATCCGTGAGGCCAACGGCTTCGCCTTCTCGGCCGAGGAGACGCTCTCGCTGATCACGGAGCGCACGCGCCTCCTGATCGTCAACTCGCCGGCCAACCCGACCGGCGGCGTCACGCCGAAGGCCGAGATCGACGCTCTGGTGCGGGGTCTTGCCGCCCATCCTGGCGTCGCCGTGCTGTCCGACGAGATCTACGGCTCCATGACCTATGACGGGGAGGCGCATGTCTCGCTCCTCGCCTATCCCGAGATCCGCGACCGGCTGATCGCGCTCGACGGCGCCTCGAAAACCTACGCGATGACGGGGTGGCGGCTCGGCTGGTCGGTCTGGCCGAAGCCGCTCTACGACGCCGCCCGCAAGCTCGCCGTGAACTCCTTCTCCTGCGTGAACGCCGCCACGCAATGGGCCGGGGTCGCCGCCCTCGACGGATCGCAGGACTGCGTCGCCGCGATGATCGCCGCGTTCGATCAGCGTCGAAGCTTGGTCGTGGACGGATTGAACGGCCTGCCGAACGTCTCCTGCATCACCCCCAAGGGTGCTTTCTACGCCTTCCCGAACATCGCGCGCACGGGCTGGAAGGCGAAGGCCCTGGCCACCGCACTCCTCGACGAGGCGGGGGTCGTGGTGATCGGCGGCCCGGATTTCGGCGTGTATGGCGAGGGCTATCTCCGGCTGTCCTACGCCAACTCCGCCGAGAACATCACTCGGGCGCTGGAGCGGATGAATCGGTTCCTCTCGGACCACGCGCCGGGCTGA